TTTGTAACATCATCTCAGATCCCGTCCCTGTAGCATGAGATATGTCGAAATGACTCGTTCGTGTTGTGGTCTACAGGTGGGTGCGAGCATTTCGATGGCTAACAGGCTAATTAGCATATGTGTCATTGGAGGGATCATGAGTGCAGTTATTACGGCTCTGGTTATCAAACTGTTGCCTTGACTACCAGACTGTCAAGATTGTTTGATATGAATATGATCTGAAatgtattttgtgatattttagaGCTTTGTGGGGCTGGGTTTGTGGTGGGCTGTTTAGCTGCTCATTGTTAGCACTATATGTCTCTACACCTCCACACACTTACACCTCATAAAGGAGTTACTGCTTTTATTTGAcacttctgtatatatatatatatatatatatatgatgcacgTGTTTTCATTCAGAGTTGGGGATTAGTAAGGGTTAAGCTAGGGATGCAATgcataggaatttttttttttttttggccgataTAATACCGATTTTAACACACAACTATTGGCCGATACTGATACCGATTTTGGTCAATTGCATAAAGCAggggtttaaaaatgaaaaaaaaaaaaataataatttgattggTTCACTCCAAGCAGAATTGgtatttgaacattttatgttCCTGCATTTCTCTGCATTATTACCATTCCAAAActgttttgagtaaaaaaaaaaaatatattagttaataacgttatttttaaaactttttctttgcatgtaatagtagtaataaagtacagcgttttctttactcaaaaagaaaaaaaaaaaggtctggtAGGCTATCTTGGActtagtcatagccaatacagcatcatcttttctagattttgaccaaatgtattaaacaaaagaaaatactgtcaacgCTTTAGACATtaaagtaggcctattttttttaaagaaatttaaaaatgtttgcagcACAGATAAAAAACGCTACTCCTGCGTTTTGAGAGGAAAAAGTAAAACAGTCTAAATTAGTGGGCTGTGCatcgcattttattattaatatattattatgattattattttattattatcattcataaataatgtaggctaaaacaCCGGTAATTAATATCtacaaaaatatcaacaaaatatctacaaacattataaagacaattaggctattttagttcccttctCTCTATTACAAATCCTCTAAAgccaaaatgaattaatttaaaagcgAAACTAAACCTGCCTCTCTCATTCTGCATGAATCCAAATATTTCCATAGTCACGACCTATCTGGaggctaaaatattatttattatgtaaactataGTCTTTGTTCTTCACTCGCACACAAAACATCATCCTTTATACAGGCTCTAAGAGCACAGTGATGCGGTGGTTACACTGAACGGCACAGACTGTACTACAGACTATTTAAATTGAGCAGTCTAACTTTTTATGTATCTTTAACTGTATATACCTTTGCGAATACAAAATAGCAagaaatattcaatatatcaaaaataagattcaaaactgtaaagcttttgcaaaataaaaacaacttccAAAATAAAGATAACCTCCACATCTCCTATAAACCTCGGAGCACGTTACCTACAATGATCCAgactcagcttttttttttctttcgttttgttaatctgttaaatgatttaaatgaaatagatTTCGTGTACAGGCCtcatatattcctttttatgtagcctatatagttTTACTCCATTTtctctgttcacagaaacgctgcAGGCGCGATATGACCTACCTTGAATCAATCCTCTACCTACAATACCCACATTTTTGCTGGTTTCAAACACACGAAAAGCTGCATATTACCTgccattcattttcacttaaatgtAGACCTAATGCTTAATTGGTGGTTCGTGACATATCCTCAGATAACCTAACTCCAGGGCATTGCCTTTGCCACTTAATGTTACCTATAATGAATTTACAGCTGTGTGCGGGTGTTTCTCTGATAGAAAAACTCAGCTTCACGATTGCTCTGCTGTACTATGCTGTCTCGCAAACTGTACTTTAtacaggttttattttgttttgggaaGTATTTAAACAATCAGTACCCACACAAAAAACGTTGGATTGTGCAACAGACATGCAGCTCATTGTCtccatgcagttaattaataaaccatcggTATCGGCCCTTTTCATGCTATTTCCgatatttaaaataatccaaaatcGGCTGATacatcgtgcatccctagtttaaGTCTCTGTAGTCAGATAAGAGTGTATGTGTAAGCTAATAACCCTTGGCAAAGCTACGAAGCTGGGAAACCAGAGTTTGCGTTTTAGAAATGGACAAATATTGATTAATCCGGGCGAAAAAAGCAGGCATGTGAAAATCTAAATAGTATATTAATTGTTGCTATTGGAATAATgctattgtactgtaaaaaacaagcattaaatcaactaatgttattattatttaatattaaactgaaatattactattgcaataagactgttgtactgtaaaaaaaagagaagtatttaataataacaataatatcttaatttgattatttaaattataaaatgtaaataaagaaatattactgTTACAATAATACTACGGTACTGTAAAAAgcagatatttaataataatgataataataataataaatgttgttttaattatactattatttaatttatgtaaattaatcaaataaattacagttgCAATAATACTATTGTTTGTTAAATactattgtttgttgtttgttaaaatgtaaataaagaaatattactgTTACAATAATACTATGGTATTGTAAAAAGCAggtatttaataattatgataataagaaaaagaaattttattttaattataatattatttaaattatgtagattaatcaaataaattaaattacaaatacaaaaaaacaaacataaaaaaaacaattatttatttattttttcattcattattatcaTCGGAACAAAAGTAAAATTACTTTATGGGATGccctttgcttttaaatgttcCACAACTAAAATTCACGTGGGTCATACTTTTCACTTGAGAAAATATGGAAGTCCATGTAAATACGGAAATTACATTGAAAAGTGGTCAGCACTGAAACTCATAGTGGAGGTGATAttgtggttgtgtccacacactcaCAGGCAGATCTGGGCAAAGACATGGCGCGTCTGGTGGCTGTCTGCAGAGACGGGGAAGAGGACTATCTGTTTCTTGCACGCCAGATTCCCTTGTACATCGATGACTCGCTCACGGTAAGATCATTTATTGATTGCAATTTGGATTTTACCATCTTTAAAGCCAACGTGAAATGAACATTAAAcctatttactttaaaatatgtcTTATTGTGTGTGAATGATCCATCAATTTGGGTATTTTAGCAGCTAATACCATTAAACTGGTTAGAAGTTTGTCTTGGCAGGCACTTTTGTATTAAGCAGTTGTATGTTCCCCTATACACGCATTACTGAAAGCAGACTGGTATTATATAGGAAGAAACACTGCGTTATTTTGATGatatatgaacatttttatgtttaatgtagATGGTGATGGAGTTTCCTGACAGTATTCTGGACTTTGACAGCTGTCAGATCAACAGTTCACAAATGAAGCAGTTTATTGAGGTAAACAAtgacattttctcattttcactGTTGGCAGTGACTCTCACAAAACCTGTTAAGAGTCGTATTTCACCTAAACCAAAGGGAAGAAATtagaaaaagtatttaatatgaaagatttatttaaatctgtaacataaaaatactattcaCGATAATTAATTAGACTACCCTCTAATTCTCATTTcagttatgcaaaaaaaaaaagcattctccATACTCTACATTAATAGTGGTAGTATTTATTGTACTgcctttaatttatgtttattttagtcaAGGACAAAtatcaaccaaaacaaaaataaaagtttacataatacaaaatatatgtgtgtgtgttgtgtatatttattatgtatatataaatacacacatatgcatgtatatatttaagaaaaacatgttatgtttatatattaaatatatttatatatataatgaaaattatatgaatataaatagggctggaccagaatatatgaatatttgttCGGttggttggcattcgatttttttaaattttgagtcAAGTGACAGTTGTCGTGTTATGCCacgccgcaacagctaaagttTACATTGGatgcgacaaagcgaccgttgaaaatcatttgaaatttgtgtcagtatgtcataaatcgaacacagcagcagtttactgtcaggaatTTGTCAGTCGTGCACggcgcatccagtgtagacagcataatatGTTCTATTGTATGCCGCACTGCTCGCGTCCACTGTGTTAGAGAGatgaatatgttcagccccctccctccgaagcttcgaatattcggtgttgattactaccgatgCTTCgtagctcaaaaaatggtattcggactataaaaaaatacaaaaaaatacattcaaaaaatataaaaaaatatactttactttagtgtctttatatatacgtagtaaatataatttacattttttatattcgaattgaatttatttaaagagagttgtttgttcaataaaacattaagtaaaaaaaataaatatatatatgtacacacacatttagtaTTTTGTCCTCCTGCTGTAATGAAACCGAACCGTGATGTCAAAACCGAGGTACTTACCAAATGTGGCCTTtccattttggctttatttttgttaataaaataatgacatgGTGTGATATATTATGTGATATTGTTCATCTGAGGCTTTATTTCCAAATTTTAAGACTTTCTGAGGACCAGATCAATTTTGTATTATCTCGTGATACAGAAAACCATGAAATTcaatagggtgtcctaactttttcacaTAACTGTAAATCAGTTTTCCAGCTTGACAGAGGCAcagaatgcaacaaaaaaaataaaaattgctagAGAGTCAGACTTTTATGGCTTCCAGCTTCACTTCTCCACCTGTGTTTTGGTCCACCAGCACCACAGCATGCTAAAGCAGCAGGACCTGAACATGGCGTTGATGGTGATGTCTCGTGAGGTGTTCAGTGCTCTGTCTCAGTCGGTGCCGTGCGTGGGCTGCCGGCGCAGTGTGGAGCATCTGTTCTCTCAGCTCACGGACTCTGGATACTTTGCACTGGAACCGCTCACTGTGGGATCCTCTGGAGTGCTGTCAGTCACACGAGTGTGTCTCACAGACCCCAGGAAGCTCTACACACTCTTTTATGTTCACGGGTAAGTGTTACATTGGCCTCAGACCAACTGAAGTccacattaaaatcaaaactgactaAAATCCTCATCATAGCCTGACAATCCATTAAAATTAAGCTTCAGCCTTTTTTTGTCtgttagtttgttttcttttgcctATATGAtttagttgttgttttcattCTAATTTGTGTGCTTTGTCTTGTTGTAGGTCAAAGTTAAACAACGTAATTGATTCCATTCCCAAGAGTAAAAAGAATAAACGCTGTCAGCTGCACTCTTTAGACACGCACAAACCGAAGCCTTTAGGGTGAGTCACTAACTTTGTCTTTAATTATTATGTGACATCTGGTGTTTGAGATGACCGTTTCTTCTTTTGTGCTTCCGTGACAACCTAACCAAACAAAAATTTTAGCAGTGTTGTtcttataaatgtacatatttgaaGTAAGGAATCgatcaaaatattacaattttttagtAATACTGATAGTGGTCAGGGTCTGAAATTAAATTTAGGGCACAAATGCCTCTCAAATTCAACATAAGGGGTCAAAAAATGCctctacaaaaataaaaccaaatctaTTACAActtttgaaattaataaaaatgaataatcattattacattatatataacaaGAGGGCAGTAACTAAAAATGACAATGAtctttttcataatattacagttcctgtttgtttccatttttatataGACCAGTTTTATGTAAAATGAGAACTTGCCTTGATCACATAACATTATGCAATTGTTGAATGCATAAAGCAGTCTGTGTGAATAAACACACCATGTCAGATGCATTGGTAACAGCCTATactgaattaattttataaatacagttatttcacataaaagagcaaacagattcatttaatgaggtaattataaaaattaagggggaaaaaaaatgccaCTGGAAATAAGTCCTTGGGAAAATATTGCCCCTTAATGGAAAAGTACATTTCTGATCCTGGTAGAGATGTAAGTGACCGTATCAGTAGGTTGTTTGGTGACCATGGTTATGGATCCGCAGGGGCAGCTGGATGGACGTGTGGGAGCTGATGTCACAGGAGTGTCGTGATGAAGTGGTTTTGATTGACAGCACCTCTCTGCTGGAGACTCTGGAGACGTACCTGTGCAAACACCGGTGAGAGCTTGTGACCCTGTGACCTCAACATATTTCTCTTAATTGGCTCAGtgacaaaaatttatttttttcttttttgattttcaaTATCATTCTCAGGTTCTGTACGGACTGTAAGAACAAGGTCCTGAGAGCGTATAACATCCTGGTAGGAGATCTGGACTGCAGTAAGGAGAAGGGCTACTGTGCAGCTCTGTATGAAGGGTTACGCTGCTGCCCCCATGAGCGCCACATCCATGTCTGCTGCGAGACTGATTTCATCGCACACTTACTGGGCCGAGCGGAACCAGAGTTCGCTGGGGGTTATGAGTGAGTGATCCAGTCCTTATGGAGTTTGTATGATGCTGTGTAACGTGCATTAAAGTCACATCATATCATCAACTGGAAGCTATTCTGTTATCATAGATATACCTTCATAAAGAATGTGTGGATCATTTACAGGCGTCGAGAGAGACACGTCGAAAGCCCATAGAATATCGCACAGGAGGANNNNNNNNNNNNNNNNNNNNNNNNNNNNNNNNNNNNNNNNNNNNNNNNNNNNNNNNNNNNNNNNNNNNNNNNNNNNNNNNNNNNNNNNNNNNNNNNNNNNNNNNNNNNNNNNNNNNNNNNNNNNNNNNNNNNNNNNNNNNNNNNNNNNNNNNNNNNNNNNNNNNNNNNNNNNNNNNNNNNNNNNNNNNNNNNNNNNNNNNNNNNNNNNNNNNNNNNNNNNNNNNNNNNNNNNNNNNNNNNNNNNNNNNNNNNNNNNNNNNNNNNNNNNNNNNNNNNNNNNNNNNNNNNNNNNNNNNNNNNNNNNNNNNNNNNNNNNNNNNNNNNNNNNNNNNNNNNNNNNNNNNNNNNNNNNNNNNNNNNNNNNNNNNNNNNNNNNNNNNNNNNNNNNNNNNNNNNNNNNNNNNNNNNNNNNNNNNNNNNNNNNNNNNNNNNNNNNNNNNNNNNNNNNNNNNNNNNNNNNNNNNNNNNNNNNNNNNNNNNNNNNNNNNNNNNNNNNNNNNNNNNNNNNNNNNNNNNNNNNNNNNNNNNNNNNNNNNNNNNNNNNNNNNNNNNNNNNNNNNNNNNNNNNNNNNNNNNNNNNNNNNNNNNNNNNNNNNNNNNNNNNNNNNNNNNN
The sequence above is drawn from the Cyprinus carpio isolate SPL01 chromosome B5, ASM1834038v1, whole genome shotgun sequence genome and encodes:
- the LOC109071931 gene encoding gametogenetin-binding protein 2-like; this translates as MARLVAVCRDGEEDYLFLARQIPLYIDDSLTMVMEFPDSILDFDSCQINSSQMKQFIEHHSMLKQQDLNMALMVMSREVFSALSQSVPCVGCRRSVEHLFSQLTDSGYFALEPLTVGSSGVLSVTRVCLTDPRKLYTLFYVHGSKLNNVIDSIPKSKKNKRCQLHSLDTHKPKPLGGSWMDVWELMSQECRDEVVLIDSTSLLETLETYLCKHRFCTDCKNKVLRAYNILVGDLDCSKEKGYCAALYEGLRCCPHERHIHVCCETDFIAHLLGRAEPEFAGGYERRERHVESP